Part of the Chitinophaga parva genome is shown below.
TTTATTGCCAATGGTCACCGGCTGGAAAAATTCGATCTCGGTGGCTTCGTTAGCGCCCAGTCTCCATACTTTACCGTATTCTACCAGCTTGCCAAAGATCTCGCGGTCTTTCTTTTGCGGACGGCTGTACACCACGCGGGCCACCAGGGTGCCGGGTTCCCCTTTTACACGCACCAGGTAAGGATACATGGACGGGAAGTAAGCCATGTCCATGGGACTGGAGTCCAGCGGTGGCAGTTGTGCAGGATGCTGTGCTTTTGCATTGATGCCCAGCGTGAGCAGCAGGCTGGCCATAACCAGGAATTGCAGGTACTTTTTCATAGATAAAAATTACGATTTGCTTTATAGATGATATTAAAAATTTGCCGGGCAAACGTACAGGTTTTGCCCTGAATAATGTGCTGTAAAATGTCAGGCGGCAGTATATTTCTGAACAAAGGTATATAAGGCCGGGAAAAATTCATCGTAGCATTGCTGCAAGGCGTTGTAATGTGTATCAAAAACGGACAGTGGCACGCTGGCTTCAAAGTTGATATACTTGGCCCTCCTTACTATTCCGCGGAAGGTTTGTTCCATCCCGTTGCGGAAGCGGTAATTGTAAAGCCAGTTCTGTGAAGACATATATCCCAGCATATGGGTAAAGCTGGAGGGCAGTGCTACCGGCGGTGTACCTATCGTGGCATATACTTCCTGTGCAAAGGCCTGGAGCGAGGTATCTGTGAAATGCCGCGGATCATTGGCCAGGAAGTGGTCCATCACGATGTCGGTGAACACGGCCCCATATAGGCGGGTCTGTGGCCGGAATATAGCCCTGGCGGCAAAGGTGGCAGGATGGTTATCTGTAAAGGTATCGATGGCACGGTGCAGGCGGATGCCCTCCTGTATGGGCTGCGGATACAGGGCCAGTTGTCGTCCTTTCACAAAATCACCGATCATATTGCCGGTCATCAGGTCCGGCTGGTGAAAGGAGAGGTAGGCGTGGGCAAGGAAGTTCATGGTTAGAATTGATAGTACATGCAGCACGAATGTATTAAAAACCAGGCCAGCTTATCCAGTCTTTAATAATTGTGCAAATGAAGTGCAAAAATATTGTGCAAAACCATCTGCATTAACAGTTTTATTGCGTAAATTGCAATAACGCCCATTTCCACCAAACCCGCCACCCATCAGTCGTTCCCCCCTTTCTTCTTATCCAGCATCTACCATTCTTACCACAATTCCCTTTTAACAATTCCTTAACCCAGGCCGCTGCAACTTTTTTCATTTCCCAGCAACACTGCACTGGATGCGGGGCTGGCACCAGGTGCTGTAACCCGCTATGGATGCACGTTACAACATAGGATCATATAAACTGATCATGACCCGCCACTGGTATAGTAAGCCTTGCCACTTGTCCCGGATGCACGTAGTTTTACATCATCATTCAAACAAACAATAAACACTAATCAATCACATCATTAAATTTTTCTCCGCCATGAAAAAGATGATCCTGATGCTTTGTGTTGCTGCCACATTCGGTATCAGCACAGCTTTTGCCTCCCTCAGAGAGGAAACTGTAAACAACAAAAAAGTGATGGCCTCCTTCCAGAAGGAATTTACCGAGGCTAAGAACGTAGAGTGGTTTACAGATGATAAAGCCCAGAACTACACTGCAAACTTTACCATCCGCGAGTCTAAAGTGACCGCTCATTTTGATGCAGACGGTAACCTGCTGAACACCAGCCGTTACCTGAACGAAGACCAGCTGCCCCTGGCGGTAACCAACCGCCTGGCCAAGAAATACGCCGGTCAGCGCATTGAGAACATTACGGAGTACCAGGCAAACGGTGAAGTGACCTACTACATCACTGAAAGAAGTAAAGATGACATGATCACCATCGTGAAGGCTACGCCTGACGGCTGGTTGAGCGTGTACAACAAATTCAAACAAGCCATGTAATAGCATCCGCTGTTTTAGTATCTGTAGGCCTGCCTTGACCGATCAAGGCAGGCTTTTTTATGCCCCTATGCCGCAGGCCGCGTTAACTTTCCGGAAAGGCACCCCCACATTGCCCTAAAATCGTACCTTCGCCCCTCCGATAAAAATTTAAGAGCATATGACAAAAGGTCCCATTTCACAATTTATCCAGCATCATTACCGGCACTTCAACGCGGCAGCGCTGGTAGATGCAGCCAAAGGCTACGAAACACATTTACTGGAAGGTGGTAAAATGATGGTAACCCTGGCCGGCGCCATGAGCACGGCAGAGCTGGGTATTTCCTTTGCTGAAATGATCCGCGCGGGCAAGGTAGACATCATCTCCTGCACCGGCGCTAACCTGGAAGAGGATATTATGAACCTGGTAGCCCACACGCACTACAAGCGCGTGCCCCACTACCGCGATCTGAGCCCCCAGGATGAATGGGAGCTGCTGGAAAAAGGGTATAACCGCGTAACGGATACCTGCATTCCCGAAGAAGAAGCATTCCGCCGCATCCAGCAACATATTTTCAAGATCTGGAAAGACGCAGAAACCAACGGTGAACGCTATTTCCCCCACGAATACATGTACAAGCTGCTGCTTAGCGGCGTAATGAAAGAACATTACGAAATAGACCCGAAGCACAGCTGGATGCTGGCCGCAGCCGAAAAGAACATTCCCATCGTGGTACCGGGCTGGGAAGACAGCACCATGGGTAACATCTTTGCTTCTTACTGCATCAAGGGTGAGCTGAAACCCAGCACCATGAAGAGCGGTATTGAATACATGACTACCCTTTCCGAGTGGTACCGTGCAAACTCCGGCGGCAAGGGCGTAGGCTTCTTCCAGATCGGTGGCGGTATTGCAGGTGATTTCCCCATCTGCGTGGTGCCCATGATGTACCAGGACCTGGAATGGCATGATGTTCCCTTCTGGGGCTATTTCTGCCAGATCTCCGACTCCACTACCTCTTACGGTTCTTATTCCGGCGCCGTGCCCAATGAGAAGATCACCTGGGGTAAACTGGATATTCACACGCCGAAGTTTATCGTAGAATCAGATGCGACCATCGTGGCGCCCCTGATCTTTGCATATATCCTGGGCTGGTAAGGCTTAGGGATGAAGCTTGTTTCATGAAGGAAGACTGCCTTGAAAGGGGCAGTCTTTTTTTATGGCAGGTAATTCACGTTTTATGGCAGGTAATTCATGCACCAGATAAGAGGGCGTGGGAAAACCGCCACCAGCGGGCGACCATCAGGGAGCCAATGTATGGAGCCATGCACCGATAGGCGGGCTGTCAACCACCTGGCCGGCCAACTGTCAGCAACCTGCAGGCAGGCTGTCAACCACCAATGGGCCGTCCATCAGAAAAACAAGTCCGATGCAATCCCGTCTGCAAACAGCTTCCCGGCATTGGTGAGCACCATCCAGTCCATGACCGGGTGCATTTTGCCGCTGGCCACATAAGGCTCCACGGCCTGGCGCAGGCGCTCCGCTTTATCCTGCCCGAAGGTGGCGCTGATGAAGGCCAGGCTGGCTCCCTGGGAAGTGCGCAGGGATGTCATCAGGTATTCATTGAGGCGGATAGTGGGGGTGAGCGTTTCTTTTTCAAACGGCAGCGCTTGTTTTTCCAGCGCCTGCAGGTACAGGGCGTTGTTGGCCACATTCCACTGGCGGGAGTGCCCGTTGAAGGAGTGTGCAGACGGGCCTATTCCCAGGTAGGGCTGTCCCTGCCAGTAGCTGCTGTTGTGCCGGGAGTGCCAGCCGGGGCGGGCAAAGTTGGAGATCTCGTAATGTTCATACCCATTGGCAGCAGCCCACTGCATGAGCATTTCAAAATGGCGGGCGGCCTTGTCGGGGTCTACCGCCTGCACTTTATGCTGCGTAATGAAATGATCCAGGGCAGTGCCTGGCTCCACGGTGAGGGCGTAGCTGGAAAGATGGGGAATGTTCAATGCCTTTACCTGCTCCAGGTTCATGGCCCAGCCTTCATCACTGAGCGTAGGTCCTCCGTAAATGAGGTCTATCGTGATATTGTGAAAGCCGGCTGCCTGTGCTTCGCGGATGCATTGGAGCGCCTGGCCCGCATTGTGGGCCCGGTTCATCCAGCGCAGGTCTGCTTCGTGGAAGGACTGCACGCCTATGCTCAGGCGGTTAATGCCGGCCGTGTGGAGGGCCTGCAGTTTTTCCGGTGTAAGGTCGTCCGGGTTAGCCTCCAGGGTGATCTCCGCATCCGCGTTCACGGGGAAGAGCAGGCGGCACTGGGCCAGCAGGCTTTCTATTTCCGTGAGTTGCAGGAGGCTGGGGGTGCCACCCCCGAAGTAAATGGACGATACCGGTGCCCCGGCCAGGTAATCTTTTTGCAGCAGCAGTTCTGCCAGCAGGGCGCTCACCATTTCTGACTGCCGCCCCCGGGAAGTGGAGAAGTGGAAGTTGCAATAGTAGCACGCCTGTTTGCAAAATGGAATGTGAATATAAATGCCAGCCATATTTTTTCTCAGGCCCCAAAGGTAAGGCCATGCAACTAATGGGAAATAATCAGATATTTGTGAACCTGGGCATCTGCAGGCTTATCGCCCTAAAAATTACGGCGTTACGTGGCGTTGCCTCTCCATTATTCAGAAATATATTCTTTGTGCGCTATTGGTTTTTTCTCCTGCTGCTTTGCTGCCGGGTTACGATTTTTGCCCAGACAGATACCGGGCATGTGCCTCCCAAGAAAGTGACCACTACCATTAAGCACGATTCCGCCGGTCATGTAGTAGTGCCAAAGGTCCGCCACGATTCCCTGGGGCGGCCCATCGCGCCCGTGCGCCGCGACTCCCTGGGCCGTGTCATAGCGCCAAAGGTGAAGCGCGATTCCCTGGGCCGCGTCATCGGCAGACCGGATACTACCCGCCAGGCTGCTTTGGCCGCAGGTGTAAAAAAAGACAGCAGCCAGTTTTCCTACGCCGACTCTGCCGCCAGGCATGCGGTGGCCACGCCTACCCAGGGCCGGTCCGTGTACACGCCTACCGCCAGCTCCCTGGCCTACGACAGCCTGATGAGAAGCCTGCGCCGTCACCACCTGCTGGCCGGGGACAACCTGCACAAGACCGGTAGCCCCAAACCCGTGGTATACGATATGAACCCGCTGCGCAATTACCGCAGCCTGGACTGGCTGGTGTACATCATGCTGGGGGTAACGCTCATTCTGGGCATTATCCGCCTGGCATATCAGAAGTATTTCAGTGACCTGTTCCGCGCGTTCACCAATCCTACCCTGAGCCAGCGCCAGCTGAAGGATCAGTTGTCCCAATCGCCGTTTCCCAACTTTTTGCTCAATATTTTCTTTGCCATCAGCCTGGGCATGTACCTGTTCCTGGTGATGTTCCGCCTGCAATACATTTCCAGCTACAACCCGTTGCTGCTCATCCCTGCGCTGATCCTGCTGGTGGCGGCCATCTATTTTGTGAAGTACGTGGTGTTGCGCCTGTGTGGCTGGTTGTTTGGCAATGAAGACCTGGTGGATGCCTACGTTTTCATCCTGTACCTGATCAACAAGATCACCGGCGTATTGTTGTTGCCCTTTTTAGTGATTCTGGCTTTCTGCTCACCGGGAATAGCCCGGTTTTTCCTCTATATTTCGATATTTTTGATCATATTATTGATTGTATACAGGTATATTAGATCGTATGCACTGGTGAAGCAGTACCTGTCGTTCAGTAAATTGCATTTTTTTCTGTACCTTTGCGCATTCGAGGTCGCGCCGGTACTCATTCTGACGAAGGTGCTCCTGAAACTGGTTAACGGGTAATTTAGCAGTTACAAAGCCAATTGTTAACACACGCGCAATCACAAAAATGTATGATAAAAGGCGGGCCAAAAAAAGACTTGCAGAGTAAACACACCTTGTCGATCCTGATTTCCCAACCTAAGCCTGAAACAGAAAAATCACCTTATTTCGACTTAGCCAAGAAATACAACGTAAAGCTGGATTTCTTCCCGTTTATCCGGGTAGAAGGCGTGAGTGGCAAAGACTTCCGGAAGCAAAAGATCGACATCCTGCAATTCACCGCGGTGATCTTTACCAGCCGTACCGCAGTAGACCACTTCTTCCGCGTATGCGAAGAGTTGAAGATCAAGGTGTCACAGGATTGCAAATACTTCTGTATCACTGAAGCAGTTGCCCTTTACCTGCAGAAATTCATCCTTTACCGCAAGCGTAAGGTTTTTTACGGCGCAGACGGTTCCACCAAAGGGCTCCTGGAGGTGATGAACAAGCACCGCGACAACGAGAAGTTCCTCTTCCCCAGCTCAGACAGCCAGCAGAAAGATATTGAAGAATGGTTCAAAGCTAACAAATGCGAGTTTGCTACTGCCAGCCTCTACAAAACCGTAAGCAATGATGTAAAGGAAATAGTGACCAAACAGGACTACGATATGATCGTGTTCTTCAGCCCTTCCGGCGTAAAGTCACTGTTTGAGAACGTACCGGGCTTTGTGCAGAATGGCACCGCCATCGGCGCTTTCGGGCCTACCACTTCCGCCGCGGTAGAGCAGGCAGGTCTTCGCCTGGATGTAAAGGCACCGGCTCCCCAGGCACCTTCCATGGTGGCCGCCCTGGAGCTGTACCTGTCTAACATGACGGTGAAGAAATAGCTGCAGGAATTACACCGCTTCTTGCCGGTACCAGCGCCTTTTTTATGCTGCATACCGGTACCTATAAATACTATTTGAAAAGACAGTCCGCCGGGCTGTCTTTTTTTATGGAATTAATACAAAAAATACCAGAACACGGCTTATCTTGTACGTGACTTAGTTCGTTGAACAACATATACTTATCCAACAAAACTGGCGCACAACTTGTGGACAGATCCCGCTGTGGGAAGCTGCTGCGCTTTCAACTTTCCGTATGAACAGATTAGCACAGGAGACCAGTCCGTACTTATTGCAACATGCCCATAACCCGGTGGAGTGGTATCCCTGGGGCGAAGAGGCCCTGGAACGGGCCCGCCGGGAGGATAAGCCCATCCTGGTAAGCATCGGCTATGCCGCCTGCCACTGGTGCCACGTGATGGAGCGGGAAAGTTTTGAGAACGAGGCTACCGCGGCCCTTATGAATGCGTATTTCATCAACATTAAGATAGACCGGGAAGAGCGCCCGGACCTGGACCATATTTACATGGATGCCGTGCAGGCCATGACCGGCCAGGGTGGCTGGCCGCTCAATGTGTTCCTGCTGCCGGACGCCCGGCCTTTTTACGGGGGTACCTATTTCCCTCCAAAGGCCATGTACAACCGGGCTTCATGGACAGACGTGCTGCGCTCCATCCACAATGCCTACCTGGAAAAGCGGCCCGACCTGGAGGCCCAGGCGGCCCAGCTCACAGAGCACATGACCCGCAGTAACGATTTTGGCCTCAGTAATCCCATTGACCTGAACATTCCCCGTCATGAACTGTTTTCACAGGATCAGTGTCATACCATGTATAAGAATATCATGGGGCAGGCGGATAAGACCTGGGGCGGGTTTGGGCGTGCACCGAAATTCCCCGGCACGTTCAATATCAATTTCCTGCTGCGCTACGGGCATTTGTTCCGGGAGCCGGAAGCCATTGCACAGGCCACACTTTCGCTGGACAAGATGATCCAGGGCGGCATTTATGACCAGCTGGGGGGCGGCTTTGCCCGCTACTCCACAGACGATCAGTGGCTGGCGCCGCACTTTGAAAAAATGTTGTATGACAATGCCCTGTTGGTAGATACGCTGGCGGAAGCTTACACACTTACAAAGGACGAGCGCTATGCAGATACGATCCGGCACACGCTGGCCTTCATTGAGAACGAGATGCTGGATGCCGGCGGTGGCTGGTATGCCGCGCTGGATGCGGATTCTGAAGGGGTGGAAGGTAAATTCTACACCTGGAGCCGGGAGGAGATCGGGTCTATCCTGACAGAGCAGGCTAATTTGTTCTGTGATTTTTACGGCGTAAAAGATGAGGGGAACTGGGAGCATACGAACATCCTCTGGATGCCGGAAACCCTGGAAGACTATGCCGTTAAAAACCAGTTGGATAAGGAATGGCTGGCCACCGTACTGGCAGCATGCAGGGCCGCGTTGCTGGCAGCGCGGGAAAAAAGAGTGCGCCCCGGGCTGGATGACAAAATTTTATTAGGGTGGAATGCGTTATTGATACACGCCCATTGCAAAGCCTATGCGGCATTGGGGCACCAGCCATACCTGGATGCTGCGGAAAAGAATGCAGCATTTTGCTGGACGCAACTAAAACAACCCGGGGAAACCCCTGCGTTTTTCCACACCTGCAAAGCGGGGCAGGCTAAATATCCCGCGTTCCTGGATGATTACGCCTGGTTCATCCGCGCTATGATAACCCTGCAGGAGACCACCGGCCACCTGCACTACCTGGAGAAAGCCCAACTGCTGGCGGAGCATGTGAGTAAAGCGTTTTCCGATGAGCAACAGCTATACTTTTACTACACGGCAGCCGGCCAGGCAGACGTGATTGTACGCAAAAAAGAGATCTATGACGGGGCAGTACCCAGCGGCAATTCCGTGATGGCAGGCAACCTTTGGTACCTGGCCCTTGCATATGACCGCCAGGAGTGGGCAGACCGTGCAGTGAAGATGGCAGGCCAGCTGGCCCAAACCCTGAGCCGCTATCCCACCTCGTTCGGGGTATGGTGTAATTTCGTGTTACAGCTGGTGGCAGGCACCCGGGAGATAGCCGTGGTAGGCAAGGATTTCCGGGCCAGGATGGATGAGATCGGGAAGGTGTATATTCCCTTCAAAGTCTTACTGGGCGCGGAAAAGGACCGGCCGGACTACCCGCTGCTGAGCAGCCGGGAGCAGGAGGGGGAGACGCTGATCTACGTGTGCGAACATTACCATTGCATTAAACCGGTGAAACACATAGAAGAAATTATTAAACTAATTTAATATTTGTTTTATATTTGATACGAGCCGTCTCGTAACGAAAAATCGGGCTAACCCCGTAAAATAAAATGTTAAAATTTGCGTTTATATATCCCGCGAGGGCCGAAACCGGTGAGAAAAGTTTGTGGGAAAAGTAACTACGGATTAAAAAATATTGTTACATTTGCTATCTTTGATAAAACTTTGCCCGGTCGTAAGTAAGAGGCGTGTGTCCTTACAACAGGCTAGAAGCACCTGGCGGTTTTCAGCGTAAAACACATATTCTAATGAAAGCTACCCTTATGAAGCTTAATTTTTTCAGTGGTCTGTTTGCGATCGTGCTGGTTAGCCTGCTGGCCAGCTGTGGCGGTAGTAAAAAAACTCCCGGCAATGCGCAAGGGCAATTAATCGGCGTAAGTCCCCGGCCGAAGTACTTTCCCCCTGTACCTTATGGAATGGTGTATGTGCCGTCCGGCACTTTTCACATGGGCCCCAGTGATGAGGACGTGAACTATTCTTTCACAGCACGCAACAAAGCGATTTCCATTTCCGGCTTCTACATGGACGCTACCGAGATCACGAACAATGAATACCGCCAGTTTGTTAACTGGGTGCGTGATTCCATCGCACACATTTTACTGGGTCATGTAAAACAGGATGACGGGCAGGATTACATTGACTGGAAACAGAAGATCAACTATGCCGATAAGGCCACCATCGACAAGATGGAGCCGCTGTACTACTCCCAGGAAAACCGCCTGTACGGCAAGAAAGAGATCGATATTTATAAACTCATTTATCACTCCGAAACTTTCAACTGGGACCAGGCTAAGCTGCGTACCAATGCCGGCAAGCCCCGCTCCCAGTTCATCGTAAAGAAAGATGTGGCGATCTACCCGGACACCCTCTGCTGGATCCGCGACTTCTCTTACGCATATAACGAGCCGATGACCCGTATGTATTTCTGGCACCCGGCTTTTGACAATTATCCTGTAGTGGGTGTTACCTGGCACCAGGCCAACGCCTTCAACGAATGGCGCAGCCGCTACTGGGAAGACTACCGCACCTCCAAGAAGCTCTTCACAGAAGATAAGTTCCAGTTGCCTTCAGAAGCCCAGTGGGAATACGCTGCCCGCGGTGGCCGTGAGCAGGCGCCTTATCCCTGGGGTGGTCTTTACATCCGCAACAAGAAAGGATGTTTGCTGGCCAACTTCAAGCCAGGCCGTGGTGATTATCCGGAAGATGGTGGCTTCTACACCGTACGTGCAGATGCTTACTGGCCCAACGATTACGGCCTGTACAACATGGCTGGTAACGTAGCAGAATGGACACAGGACGTTTATTATGAAAATGCTTACTCTTTCACTTCAGATATGAACCCCTACCTGCGCATGGACGTACCGGATACGGCGGCTCCGAAGATGAAACGTAAGGCTGTAAGAGGTGGTTCCTGGAAAGACATCGGTTATTTCCTGCAAACCGGTACCCGCTCTTACGAATACCAGGACAGCGCCAAGTCCTACATCGGCTTCCGTTGTACGATCGCGTTCCTGAGCCGTTCCCGTAACGATTTTAGCAAACACAAATAGTTTGGAATACATCCTGAAAAACAAGCACAAGTCGTTAGCGCAAACAACTATTCCATAAACTTCAACACTTTAACCTTAACAAAATTTAACTAAAAAAGTAAATTTTAACCTATGGCTATGAATCCTAACAAAGCAAAATGGCTCAACTTTTTCGTTTGTACTGCTGCATCTGTGGTAATTATCGGGGCCCTGTTCAAAATTGAGCACTGGAAAGGCGCTGATATCGCTTTGATCATGGGTTTGAGCGTGGAGGCCCTCATCTTCCTGGTGTATGCCTTCGTTCCGGACACCGGTGGTCATGATGCACCTGCACATACAACTGTGGTAGCCGCTGGCAGCCCTAATGTGGCTGGTTTGGACAAAATGCTGGGTGATGCCAACATCACGCCGGTAAGCCTGCAACGCCTGAGCGAGAACTTCCAGAAACTGGGTACTACCGTTGACAAAATGCGCGACATTTCCGACGTGGTAGCTGCTACCGGTGACTATACAGCAAAAACCAAGGAAGCTGCTGTGGCCGTAGGTAACGTAGCTACTGCATATACCAATGCTGCTGCTGCTGTATCTTCTTTCAACAGCGCTTCTGATGCTACTAAATCCTTCCACGAGCAGATGCAGGTGATGAGCAAGAACCTGGCTTCCCTGAACGCTATCTATGAACTGGAACTGCAGGATACCAACAACCACCTGAAAGCCATGAACAAGTTCTACGGCAACCTGGTGAATGCTTCTGCAGCCATGAACAATAGCGTGGAAGATGCTAAGAAAACACAGGAACAGATCACACTGCTGGCTAAGAACCTCGGTAACCTGAACACTGTTTACGGCAACATGCTGTCCGCAATGAAAGGATAATTGGAAATACTATAGTTGAAACAAAGGCTTTAATCCAAAAAGAAAAGAACTATGGCATTACCAAAAGACCCCAGGCAAAAGATGATCAACATCATGTACCTGGTGCTTACCTCCATGCTGGCACTGAACGTGTCTGCGGAGATCCTGAATGCGTTTACCATCGTAAACAATTCAATCGATAACTCTAACGTTTCCATCACCGGAAAGAACAATAACGCATACGCAGCTTTTGTAAAGCAAATGGCGGACGATCCTGAAAAAGTAGGCCCGCTGAAAGCAAAGGCTGATGCCGTAAAAGCGGAAGCTAAAACAGCTTACGACCAGCTGGAAGCGCTGAAAGACCAGATCGCCAAAGAAACCGGTGGTTACGAAACCGAAGCAAGCGGTGAAAAAACACTGAAAGAAAAAGGTAACCTGGATGTGGCCACCCGCATCATGGAAAACCAAAAGAAGGGCCCCGAGCTGCAGGCTATGCTCAAAAAGTTCCGCACCAGCCTGCTGAGCAGTGTAGATCCTAAAGACCGCGCTACTTTTGATAAAGCGCTGCCCCTGCAGATCCAGGACAGCTATAAGGGGGAAGATGGCAAGGCTAAGACCTGGACCACCTACCACTTTAACATGGTGCCCGCAGTAGCTGCTTTCACCATCCTGTCTAAACTGCAGAACGACGTGAAAAACTCTGAGTCCATGGTAGTGGAAGACCTGCTGAAGCAGATTCACGCCAATGACATCGTGTTCGATAAAATGCAGGCGTTCGTATCCATGAACTCCAAGAACCTGCAGGAAGGCCAGACCCTCACTGCCCAGATCGCGATCGGCGCTTACAGCACTACCGTGAGCCCTGAGATCGTAGTGAATGGCCAGACCCTGAAAGTGGAGAACGGTCTTGCTACTTACACCCTCCCCGTATCCGGCCTGGGTGATAAGACGCTGACCGGTACCATCAAGCTGAAAAAGCCCAATGGTGAAATAGTAGAATCTGCGATCAACGAACCTTACACCGTAGGCGCTTCTGCTACTTCTATCTCTGCAGACAAGATGAACGTTCTTTATATCGGTGTACAGAACCCGATCTCTATCACCGCTGCCGGCGTACCTGCTGAAAAAGTAGCCGCTTCTATCACCGGTGGTAGCATTGCCAAACAAGCAGCCGGCAAGTTCCTGGTAACGTGCAGCCAGCCTGGCAAAGCAAACATCGTGGTATCTGCTGATGGCAAGAACCTTTCTTCCAAAGAATTCCGTGTGAAATTCATCCCCGACCCTGTATTGAAAGTGGGTATGAACAAATCCGGTTATATGAAAGCCTCTGAATTTAAAGTACAGGGCGGCCTGCGTGCTGACCTGGAGAACTTTGAATTTGAAGGTGTGAAATATGATGTAGTTGGTTACCGTATCGGTATCGATGCAAAAGGCAGGGACTATGCGGAAGGCGACGCTAACAGCGCTTACTTCCCCAGCAGCATCCAGGCTTCTGTACGTTCCCTGAAACCCGGCGACCAGGTATACTTCGACAATGTAAAAGTGAAAGGTCCCGATGGCCGCGTACGCGACATGGGTAACATTTCCTTCAAATTAAACTAAAACGGTCCTTTACAACTTGAATTCTATGCGTTCAACAATGATCAACCGGATAGCATGGTGCGTTTTACTGACTGCCCTGATCAGCACCGGCGCTGATGCACAACGTCGCGGCGGCGCCACCCGGCGTAAACCGGCTGCTGATGCAACCCAGCAGACCGATCCCAACGCAGGCGTGACCAACCCGGCAACCGGTAACACAGTGGCTCCTCCCCCCGCGGCGCCAGCCACCACTGGTACGCAGCCTTCCCTGCGCCCGGATGGCATCAGCGCAGGCCCCATGGTAGATACACCCCGTACGTCCAAGCGTGTGGATGGTGTAACCGCCAAGAGCCTTATCCGTGACCGTACACCTCTCACCTACGATTATATCCGTGAAGACGACAAGTTCTGGGAAAAACGCGTATGGCAGATCATTGACATCCGCGAAAAAATGAACCTGCCCTTCCAGTATAACGTAGAGGATGAAAACGGTACGAACCAGCTGTTCATCAACATCCTGCTGAACGCGATCAAGAACAAGGAAGTAGAGGCCTTCAACCCGATTGATGACCGTTTCACCACCGTGATGCCTTACGAAGAGATCATGGGCAAGCTGCAGGGCGAGGTAAAACAAGTGCGCAGCATTGACCCCGTGACCGGTGAGGAAAAAATGGTGGAAACCCGGGATGATTTCAACCCCGAAACGATCAAGCAATTCAAGATCAAGGAAGTGTGGGTGATAGACAAGGAAGCCTCCGCGCTCAAAGTGCGCATCCTGGGTATAGCCCCCATGGTGGCCCGTATGAACGAAGACGGCAGCCTGCGCGCCTCCATCCCCCTGTTCTGGGTATACTATCCTGACCTGCGCCCTGTACTGGCTAAATTTGATGTTTACAACCAGAACAACGACGCAGCCAGCATGAGTTGGGAAGACGTATTTGAAATGCGCTTTTTCTCCAGCTACATCATCAAGGAGAACAATAACTACAACCGTGAGATCAAGGACTACATTAAAGACGGCGTAATGCGCCTCATGGAAGGACAAGCCATCCATG
Proteins encoded:
- a CDS encoding DUF4271 domain-containing protein; this encodes MRYWFFLLLLCCRVTIFAQTDTGHVPPKKVTTTIKHDSAGHVVVPKVRHDSLGRPIAPVRRDSLGRVIAPKVKRDSLGRVIGRPDTTRQAALAAGVKKDSSQFSYADSAARHAVATPTQGRSVYTPTASSLAYDSLMRSLRRHHLLAGDNLHKTGSPKPVVYDMNPLRNYRSLDWLVYIMLGVTLILGIIRLAYQKYFSDLFRAFTNPTLSQRQLKDQLSQSPFPNFLLNIFFAISLGMYLFLVMFRLQYISSYNPLLLIPALILLVAAIYFVKYVVLRLCGWLFGNEDLVDAYVFILYLINKITGVLLLPFLVILAFCSPGIARFFLYISIFLIILLIVYRYIRSYALVKQYLSFSKLHFFLYLCAFEVAPVLILTKVLLKLVNG
- a CDS encoding uroporphyrinogen-III synthase; protein product: MSILISQPKPETEKSPYFDLAKKYNVKLDFFPFIRVEGVSGKDFRKQKIDILQFTAVIFTSRTAVDHFFRVCEELKIKVSQDCKYFCITEAVALYLQKFILYRKRKVFYGADGSTKGLLEVMNKHRDNEKFLFPSSDSQQKDIEEWFKANKCEFATASLYKTVSNDVKEIVTKQDYDMIVFFSPSGVKSLFENVPGFVQNGTAIGAFGPTTSAAVEQAGLRLDVKAPAPQAPSMVAALELYLSNMTVKK
- a CDS encoding acyl carrier protein phosphodiesterase, whose translation is MNFLAHAYLSFHQPDLMTGNMIGDFVKGRQLALYPQPIQEGIRLHRAIDTFTDNHPATFAARAIFRPQTRLYGAVFTDIVMDHFLANDPRHFTDTSLQAFAQEVYATIGTPPVALPSSFTHMLGYMSSQNWLYNYRFRNGMEQTFRGIVRRAKYINFEASVPLSVFDTHYNALQQCYDEFFPALYTFVQKYTAA
- a CDS encoding deoxyhypusine synthase family protein, with protein sequence MTKGPISQFIQHHYRHFNAAALVDAAKGYETHLLEGGKMMVTLAGAMSTAELGISFAEMIRAGKVDIISCTGANLEEDIMNLVAHTHYKRVPHYRDLSPQDEWELLEKGYNRVTDTCIPEEEAFRRIQQHIFKIWKDAETNGERYFPHEYMYKLLLSGVMKEHYEIDPKHSWMLAAAEKNIPIVVPGWEDSTMGNIFASYCIKGELKPSTMKSGIEYMTTLSEWYRANSGGKGVGFFQIGGGIAGDFPICVVPMMYQDLEWHDVPFWGYFCQISDSTTSYGSYSGAVPNEKITWGKLDIHTPKFIVESDATIVAPLIFAYILGW
- a CDS encoding DUF2911 domain-containing protein, which translates into the protein MKKYLQFLVMASLLLTLGINAKAQHPAQLPPLDSSPMDMAYFPSMYPYLVRVKGEPGTLVARVVYSRPQKKDREIFGKLVEYGKVWRLGANEATEIEFFQPVTIGNKSIPKGRYTLYAIPTEKTWTMILNKDTDIWGAYKYDEKKDVVRVDIPVTSRDTVAESFTMLFEKSDTGANLNMYWDKTAASLPIKFSVKK
- the hemW gene encoding radical SAM family heme chaperone HemW gives rise to the protein MAGIYIHIPFCKQACYYCNFHFSTSRGRQSEMVSALLAELLLQKDYLAGAPVSSIYFGGGTPSLLQLTEIESLLAQCRLLFPVNADAEITLEANPDDLTPEKLQALHTAGINRLSIGVQSFHEADLRWMNRAHNAGQALQCIREAQAAGFHNITIDLIYGGPTLSDEGWAMNLEQVKALNIPHLSSYALTVEPGTALDHFITQHKVQAVDPDKAARHFEMLMQWAAANGYEHYEISNFARPGWHSRHNSSYWQGQPYLGIGPSAHSFNGHSRQWNVANNALYLQALEKQALPFEKETLTPTIRLNEYLMTSLRTSQGASLAFISATFGQDKAERLRQAVEPYVASGKMHPVMDWMVLTNAGKLFADGIASDLFF